One Desulfuromonas sp. DNA window includes the following coding sequences:
- a CDS encoding radical SAM protein — MNDSDNYSGFEIGPIRPPSEAHSLLLRITRNCPWNKCTFCSLYKGEKFSIRPVAEIRRDIDLVRHYVDAIERLRQETGSATQMQCQSLLVGRPADEQMALHIARLWIQGGMESIFLQDANTLVIRPDDLVEILEYARTVFPSVKRITSYARSHTVARISDSDLQRLATAGLNRIHIGMESACDAVLDFVRKGADKETHIKAGQKVRRAGIELSEYFMPGLGGAEFSRQNALETAAALNRIDPDFIRIRTLGLPESIELFDDYKSGAFARLGDVAMAEELLLMLEKLDGITSTVKSDHILNLLQEVEGTLPEDKEKMTAPLRRFLALAEDEQLLYMVGRRSGIFSRLDDLHDAELRRHAENCRSAHRVTRQNIDEFTLEMMQRFI, encoded by the coding sequence ATGAACGATTCCGACAATTATTCGGGGTTCGAGATCGGCCCGATCCGGCCACCGAGTGAAGCGCACAGCCTGCTCCTCCGGATTACCCGCAACTGCCCGTGGAACAAATGTACCTTCTGCAGTCTCTACAAAGGAGAAAAATTCAGCATCCGGCCGGTGGCTGAGATCAGGCGGGATATCGACCTGGTCCGTCATTATGTCGATGCCATCGAACGGCTCCGGCAAGAGACCGGCAGCGCCACGCAGATGCAGTGTCAATCTCTGCTGGTGGGGCGGCCGGCGGATGAGCAGATGGCTTTGCATATTGCCCGGCTCTGGATTCAGGGGGGGATGGAGTCGATCTTTCTGCAGGATGCCAACACCCTGGTCATCCGACCGGACGATCTGGTCGAAATCCTCGAATATGCGCGAACCGTTTTCCCGTCGGTCAAGCGCATCACCTCCTACGCCCGTTCACACACTGTCGCCCGGATCAGCGATAGCGATCTGCAGCGCCTCGCCACCGCCGGTCTCAACCGGATTCATATCGGCATGGAATCGGCCTGCGACGCAGTCCTCGATTTCGTCAGGAAGGGGGCTGACAAGGAGACTCACATCAAGGCCGGGCAGAAGGTCAGGCGGGCCGGCATTGAACTCTCCGAATATTTCATGCCGGGGCTCGGCGGCGCCGAGTTCTCGCGGCAGAATGCTCTCGAGACCGCCGCCGCCCTGAACCGGATCGATCCAGACTTTATCCGCATTCGCACCCTCGGCCTGCCGGAAAGTATTGAACTCTTCGATGATTACAAGTCCGGCGCTTTCGCCAGGCTCGGCGACGTGGCGATGGCCGAGGAGCTGTTGCTGATGCTTGAAAAACTCGACGGCATCACCAGCACGGTCAAAAGCGATCACATCCTCAACCTGCTGCAGGAAGTCGAAGGAACCTTGCCGGAGGACAAGGAAAAAATGACGGCGCCGCTCCGCCGCTTTCTCGCTCTCGCTGAGGACGAGCAGCTTCTTTACATGGTCGGCCGCCGCAGCGGCATCTTTTCCCGGCTCGACGACCTGCATGATGCCGAGTTGCGGCGGCACGCCGAAAACTGCCGGTCGGCGCACCGGGTGACCAGGCAAAATATCGACGAATTTACCCTCGAGATGATGCAGCGGTTTATCTAG
- a CDS encoding tRNA glutamyl-Q(34) synthetase GluQRS, with protein sequence MNLAKKKTVGRFAPSPTGTLHFGSLVAAVGSYVLARQAAGKWLLRMEDIDTPRVVPGAADSILAELEAYGFEWDGDVLYQSSRFERYEEVLQWLRSRGLLFDCGCTRKEILASAPAPGEEGPRYPGTCRQGLPPGRHPRAQRIKVPDGLFCFIDGVFGAVEQHLADAVGDFVLKRADGIYAYQLAVVIDDIDCGVNQVVRGADLLSSTARQIYLHACLDAVPPKYIHLPLALGGDDEKLSKRHGDFGLDHNDQSANLIQALKFLGQNPVADLSGAPAEEILRWAIDNFVLKDIPQVPVRADQL encoded by the coding sequence ATGAACCTTGCAAAGAAAAAAACCGTTGGTCGTTTTGCCCCGAGCCCGACCGGGACTCTCCATTTCGGCTCACTGGTTGCTGCTGTCGGCAGTTATGTCCTGGCCCGGCAGGCAGCCGGGAAGTGGTTGCTCCGGATGGAGGATATCGACACTCCACGGGTCGTTCCCGGGGCCGCCGATTCCATTCTGGCGGAGCTCGAAGCGTACGGATTTGAGTGGGATGGCGACGTGCTCTACCAGAGCAGCCGGTTCGAACGCTATGAGGAGGTTCTGCAGTGGCTGCGTTCCCGGGGCTTGCTTTTCGACTGCGGTTGTACGCGCAAGGAGATCCTTGCCAGTGCGCCGGCTCCGGGCGAAGAGGGGCCGCGTTATCCGGGAACGTGCCGACAGGGACTGCCGCCGGGGCGGCACCCCCGGGCCCAGCGGATCAAGGTTCCGGACGGGCTCTTCTGTTTCATCGACGGCGTATTCGGCGCGGTTGAACAGCATCTTGCCGACGCGGTCGGTGATTTCGTGTTGAAGCGGGCCGACGGCATTTATGCCTACCAGCTCGCGGTGGTCATCGACGATATCGATTGCGGAGTCAACCAGGTTGTCCGCGGAGCTGATCTGCTCTCGTCAACGGCGCGGCAGATTTATCTGCATGCCTGTCTCGATGCCGTACCGCCGAAGTACATTCACCTGCCGCTCGCTCTCGGTGGCGATGATGAGAAGCTGAGCAAGCGGCATGGCGATTTTGGTCTTGATCATAACGATCAGTCTGCTAACCTTATTCAGGCGCTGAAATTCCTCGGGCAGAACCCTGTCGCCGATTTGTCGGGCGCACCCGCGGAAGAAATTCTGCGCTGGGCGATTGACAATTTCGTATTAAAAGACATTCCACAGGTGCCTGTTCGCGCTGATCAGTTATAA
- a CDS encoding Rrf2 family transcriptional regulator, with amino-acid sequence MLITRATEYAIRAVLYLSKQPPKEVVLKKDICKSQDITPAFLTKILQPLIKKGIVGSQRGVGGGFYLTRDPAEISLLDIVEAQEGPLLLNTCLEQPGTCERDVFCPVHGAWSQIREDLSNTLSDYTFAELVDREKEKIN; translated from the coding sequence GTGCTCATCACCCGTGCAACCGAATACGCTATCCGGGCTGTTCTTTATCTGTCGAAACAGCCCCCGAAAGAGGTCGTCCTGAAAAAAGACATCTGTAAAAGCCAGGACATCACCCCGGCCTTTCTGACCAAGATCCTGCAGCCGTTGATAAAAAAAGGGATTGTCGGCTCGCAGCGCGGTGTCGGCGGCGGCTTTTACCTGACCCGGGATCCCGCCGAAATCTCCCTGCTCGATATTGTCGAAGCCCAGGAAGGTCCGTTGCTGCTTAACACCTGCCTCGAACAACCGGGGACCTGCGAACGCGATGTCTTCTGCCCGGTGCATGGCGCCTGGAGCCAGATTCGCGAGGATCTTTCCAACACTCTGTCGGATTACACCTTCGCCGAACTGGTCGACCGCGAAAAAGAAAAGATCAACTAG